A single genomic interval of Vicia villosa cultivar HV-30 ecotype Madison, WI unplaced genomic scaffold, Vvil1.0 ctg.002571F_1_1, whole genome shotgun sequence harbors:
- the LOC131639275 gene encoding BTB/POZ domain-containing protein POB1-like, translating to MKDLNSDLFDPVTVMESEWAHGGSNSDADFGFAFNDSNFSDRILRIEIMADPVDPQPDSETCTTIADWARHRKRRREDIKKDNVGDLPDEQILNGNQPDMDDCVASENQDEEVVAMVEESPSGDEAVNSNDDLNLGMDYAEPAVVRFKTLHISSPILAAKSPFFYKLFSNGMRESELRHVTLRINASEEAALMELLNFMYSNTLSIKTAPGLLDVLMAADKFEVASCMRYCSRLLRNIAMTPESALLYLELPSSVLMAEAVQPLTDAAKQYLASRYKDITKFQEEVMNLPLVGVEAILSSDDLQVASEDAVYDFVLKWARQQYSNVEERRIVLGSRLARLIRFPYMTCRKLKKVLTCSDFEHDVSSKLVLEALFFKAEVPHRQRSLAAEEPTCSSRRFLERAYKYRPVKVVEFELPRQQCVVYLDLKRDECNNLFPSGRVYSQAFHLGGQGFFLSAHCNMDQQSSFHCFGLFLGMQEKGSVSFTVDYEFAARSRPTEEFVSKYKGNYTFTGGKAVGYRNLFAIPWTSFMAEDCLYFINGVLHLRAELTIRH from the exons ATGAAGGATTTGAATTCCGATCTCTTTGACCCCGTCACGGTGATGGAATCCGAATGGGCCCACGGTGGTTCTAACTCCGACGCCGATTTCGGTTTCGCTTTCAATGATAGTAATTTCTCCGATAGGATTCTTCGGATCGAGATCATGGCTGACCCCGTTGATCCTCAGCCGGATTCCGAGACTTGTACCACCATCGCCGATTGGGCCAGACACCGTAAGAGGAGACGCGAGGATATCAAAAAAGATAACG TTGGAGATCTGCCGGATGAGCAAATTTTGAATGGGAACCAACCTGATATGGATGATTGTGTTGCTTCGGAAAATCAAGATGAAGAGGTTGTTGCGATGGTTGAAGAATCCCCTTCTG GTGATGAAGCTGTAAATAGCAATGATGATTTAAACCTGGGAATGGATTACGCCGAACCTGCGGTTGTTAGATTTAAAACCCTACATATCAGTTCTCCTATCTTGGCCGCAAAAAGCCCTTTTTTCTACAAG CTTTTCTCGAATGGGATGAGAGAATCAGAGCTTAGACATGTCACCCTCAGAATTAATGCCTCTG AAGAAGCTGCTCTGATGGAACTACTGAATTTTATGTATAGTAATACCTTGAGCATTAAAACTGCACCTGGTTTGCTTGACGTGTTGATGGCCGCTGACAAATTTGAAGTTGCTTCATGCATGCGATATTGTAGCCGGTTATTGCGTAATATTGCCATGACTCCTGAATCTGCATTGCTTTACTTGGAGCTTCCTTCTAGTGTCCTAATGGCTGAGGCAGTTCAACCATTAACTGATGCTGCAAAGCAGTATCTTGCTAGCAGATACAAGGATATAACCAA GTTCCAGGAAGAGGTTATGAACTTGCCCCTAGTTGGAGTAGAGGCAATATTATCTAGTGATGATCTCCAGGTTGCGTCAGAAGATGCTGTTTATGACTTTGTGTTGAAGTGGGCTAGACAACAGTATAGCAATGTGGAAGAAAGACGAATAGTCCTAGGCTCACGGCTTGCGAGACTAATTCGCTTCCCTTATATGACCTGCCGAAAGCTTAAGAAGGTCTTAACCTGTAGTGACTTTGAACATGATGTTTCATCCAAGCTTGTACTTGAGGCCCTATTTTTCAAGGCAGAGGTTCCACATCGCCAACGGTCGCTGGCAGCAGAAGAGCCAACTTGCTCAAGCCGTCGTTTCTTAGAGAGGGCATACAAATATCGTCCTGTCAAGGTGGTTGAATTTGAACTTCCTCGCCAGCAGTGTGTGGTGTACTTGGATCTAAAGCGCGACGAGTGTAACAACTTGTTCCCATCTGGCCGGGTTTATTCTCAGGCATTTCACTTGGGTGGACAAGGGTTTTTTCTATCAGCACATTGTAACATGGATCAACAAAGCTCTTTCCATTGTTTTGGACTGTTTTTAGGAATGCAGGAAAAGGGTTCCGTGAGCTTCACTGTGGACTATGAATTTGCGGCAAGGTCAAGACCTACAGAGGAATTCGTCAGCAAATACAAAGGCAATTACACATTCACAGGTGGCAAGGCCGTCGGCTACAGAAACTTGTTTGCAATTCCATGGACTTCATTCATGGCCGAGGATTGTCTTTACTTCATCAACGGTGTTCTACATCTCAGGGCCGAGCTCACCATCAGACACTGA